The DNA segment GATAGTGCTTATTGATTTTTGATGCTTCTTCAAAAGAAATTTCCAAAGAAGGATCTTCAACTTTTTCAACAACTTTTTTAAGAGCATAAACTCCCATTTCCCCTGTTTTTCTGTTAACTATTCCTCTTATTTCGCCTGTCTGAGTGAATTCTCTTTTATATGCTGATAAAAGAGCAGTTTCAATAGCATCTATAAGAAGTTCTTTGTCAATGCTTTTTTCATTGGCTACTGCTTCTAAAGCAGCTAAAAATTCTTTGTTCATTTTTTAATTACCTCCAAATTCAAAATATATTTTAACATCAATAATATTACCTTTTTCAATTTCAACCTCTTTAGTGTCTACATCTATTACAATACCTGTGTCTAAAGAGCCTGAAACAAGTGTACCAACTAAAAGTTTGGTATCTTTAACTTTTTTAAAAAGTTTAACCTGCACTTTTTTGCCAACACTTTCTTCAAAGTGCCAGTCATATTTTAAGTTTCTCTCTATCCCCGGAGATGAAACTTCAAGAATATAAGCCTCTTTTATTAAATCGACTCTGTCAAGTTCGTCAGATAAAAATCGGCTTACCTCTTCACATTCGTCAATAGATATTAAACCGTCTTTCCTATCTACAAACAATCTTAAAACCTTATCTTTCCCCTCTTTTACAAAAACCGTATCATAAATACGAAGGCCTTTTTCATTAAGAAAAGGAGTAACAAGAGTTTCAACTTCTTTAATAATTTTTAAAGACATAAAAACCTCCTATTAAACTTGAAAGAGTGGGTTGCAACCCACTCTTTCATAGTCCTTATGTTAAATCTATCGTGATTATATCACACTTTTTCTTACATTTCAATAGTTTTTAGATTATTTTACCATAATTTTTTCTATAAGTTCTAAACTTTTCTCTTCAACACGCTTAATCATTTCATCATTGTTGTTTTCAAAATACTTTCTTACACATAAATACACTCTTTTATCTTTTGGTAAATAAGGCTTTAGTATTTCGTTTTCGGTAACATCTATATACGGTTTATATCCCTTATCGGTTTTAATTACTCCGTTTGCACCCCTTGATATAAACTGCTCTAAAATATGCTCGTCAACAAGGTAAATATAACTTTCCGCATTAACCAGGTCCATATCCACTCTCTGCCAGAACTGAAGGTCGCCCTTTGCTTCAACATTCTCTCTTGTGTATATATTATTTACCTCTACCCTTATAAGACCGTCATTATTTATATCGCCGATTACATCACTATATTCGGTTTCAAGCATTTTTGCTAAACCTTCTCCGTTCATATAATCGCCGATATATGTAATGTTAAAATCTATTTTCTTATGAGTGGTAAATTCAAAAATGGTAAAAACCACACAAAAAACTGCAAAAATGCCTAACCATGTATGCCATTTGTAGTGATACCAATAGTTCTCCCATTTTTCTCTTCTTTCATTTGATGTCATTTATTTATCCTCCCTATTTATACTAAAAACCACATTACAGAAGTTAATATTATAACAAACAAGAAATTGTAAAGTGTAAATTTTATAAGATATGAAAGTGTGCCTTTCGGGTTATGCGCAGTATATTCCCTGAAAGTTATAAGACTTGCCAAAGATGCAATAAGTGTTCCTGCACCGCCTATATTTACGCCTAATAAAAGTTCCCTGTAATTATCGGTAAACTGAGAAAGTAATATAGCAGACGGAACATTGCTTATAAACTGACAGGACAAGACGCTAAATACCAGTGTACTTTTATTTAAAAGATAATTAAAAAATTCTCTAACTATATCAATTCTTGCCATATTCCCTGCAAATATAAAGAAAAATACAAAGGTAAACAGCAGTGGATAATCAACTGCTTTTAACGTTTCTTTATCTATAATAAGAAGAGAAATTAAAATTATCAAAAGACCTATGTAATACGGAATAACCCTGAATACCATAACTATTGATAAAATAAAAAGAATAAGATAAATTGCACACTTTTTCTTATCAATTTTAACATCTTTTCCCTTTAACTCTAAAGGAATACTTTTTACTGTAGCAAGGCACAAAAGGGTTATAAGAAGTATTGAAATAATAAAGGGAACTAACATTATACCCATAAATTCCAATGTGGGAATTTCAAACTTTGTGTAAAGATATAAATTCTGGGGGTTGCCAAACGGAGTTAACATTCCTCCTAAATTGGCAGCAATATTTTGCATTATAAAAGTAAATGCCATATAGTTTTCGTTATCTGTTGCTTTAAGCACAAAAAAACCAAGGGGCAAAAAAGTAAGGAGTGCCATATCGTTTGCTATAAGCATTGAGCCGATAAAAGTTATGTAAATAAGAGCAAGAATACATATTCTTAAATTCTTAAAAGTTCTTATAACCTTTCTTGCTAAGATGTAAAAAAACTTAATACTCCTTAATGCACAAACAACAGCAAGAACTGAAAACAGACAAGCAAGTGTTTTAAAATCAAAATACCCTATGTAACTTTTATCTATCGGCACAAAAAACACAGTTATCGCCGCTAAGATAAAAGCAATAATCATAACCACCATAATAATTCCCCATTGTTTAAAAAAGTCTTAAATTGTCGGTTTAAAACTTGGCATAAGTTCAAGTTTAAATAAATTCATCTTATGTTTTTTATCTATAAGCGCTTTTTTATCTTCATCTTCAATTATGCCTTCTCTTATATATCTGTCAAGTTCATTATAAGTAAACCCTAAATTTTCTTCATCAGTTTTACCGCACAGACCGTCTATCGGTGTTTTTTCAACCAATTCCTTTGGAAGACCTAAAATGTAACCGATTTGTTTAACTTCATTTACTGTTAGGTTAGACATAGGCGAAAAATCTCCCGCTGCATCTCCGTACCTTGTAGAATATCCCACCCAGTCTTCCGATAAGTTACAGGTGTTACATACTCTTCCGTTTAAACTCTGGGATATTGCATAAAGAGTTGTCATTCTTACTCTTGGTGGGATGTTTATCTTTGTCTGCTCACTTATTTTAAGGTCATCAGGCATATTATCAAGTATAGCATCAACCGTATCTTTTATATTTACAACATAATGTTTAATTCCAAGATGGTTAACAAGCATATATGCCATATCAATATCGTGCTGCTCCCCTTTAGGCATAAGAACTCCAATTACTCTGTCTTTACCCAGCGCTTCTACGCATAAAGCAGCAGCAACAGAACTGTCCTTCCCGCCTGAAATACCTATAACAGCATTACATCCTTTACCGTTTTCTTCAAAAAAATCTCTTATCCATTTAACACATTCGTCTTTAACTTTATTTAGGTCAAACATTTTTATCTCCGCCTTTATATATAAGTATCTTTATTCTTCCCCGTTTTTTTAAAATTATCATAACTAAAATTTAAGTTACACTTAAATATATCCTTACAATCATAAATATTCCCAATCCTAAAATAAGATATGACGACCAGGTAGTTGTAGTATAATACCAGTCAGATGGCTGGGCATCGGAAATATTTGATATCACATTCATATATGTAATTTCAAAAAGGAAATCAGGATGAAAGAAAGAGGCATAAAACGTAAGTGGTATTAAAACAAGAAGTAAAAAGAAAAATAAAAGCCCTGCTCCAAAACTGCCCATCGCTTTTGCCGAAATAAAGAAAAGAGGAGTAACAATTATAAAATAAAGTACCAGTAAAAAGTAGTTTATAATATTTATTATTTTTTCTTTTCTTTCAAGTTTTTTAAAAAACTTTTCGCTTGTTTCCTGGCTTTTCTCATTATCTAAAATACTATAACAATTTTCGCAAACAGTAACACTGTTTGGATTTTCACATCCACACTTTTTACATTTTTTCATATACTCTCTCCTTTCGGTAGTATTTATATTATAACTTTAGCAATAATTTATAATGATGAAAAAACGACTTGGCGTGGCAAGTCGTTTCTTCTGGTGCGGCAAATGGGACTTGAACCCATACGTCAAAGACACACGCCCCTCAAACGTGCCTGTCTGCCGATTCCAGCACTGCCGCATATTTTAAGGGGGATAGTTTTTATCCCCCGATTTTAATTATTCTTAGGGTTAACAATATTTCTCCAGTCAAGGTCCCCTCTTTCCAAACCTTTGATAAGAACTTCTGCAGTAGCAACATTAGTTGCCAAAGGAATATTATGTACATCGCACAATCTGAATAATGCGTTAACATCAGGCTCGTGAGGCTGAGCAGTAAGAGGGTCTCTGAAAAACAGCACAAGGTCTATTTCATTATATGCAATTCTTGCACCTATCTGCTGGTCGCCCCCCTGAGGGCCTGACAAAAATCTGTGAACTCTTAAAGATGTAGCATCAGATACTAAACCGCCTGTTGTTCCCGTAGCAAACAAATTATGATTTTTTAGTATAGGTTTATATGCTATACAAAACTGAACCATAAGTTCTTTTTTCATATCGTGTGCAATAAGTGCAATATTCATAAGCTCCTCCTTAAAATGTCTTAATATGTAATCTATAAACCAAAAATTCTTCTAAACAGCCCTCTTTTACCTTTTATCTGGGTAATAGGGATATTTTCCCCTGTAATTCTTTTTGCAACATCTAAAAACTGTTTACCTGCCTTAGAGGAAGATTCCAAAACTGCAAGGGTATTTCTTCTCTGGCTTTTTATAACTATTTCGTCTTCTTCAATAATACCGATAGGCGATACGCCTAAAATATCAGTAATCTCATCAATAGAGAGCATATCCCCTCTTCTTATCATATCTTCTCTTACACGGTTTATAAGAAGATAAATTTCTCCTTTGTTTGCCATTTCAAGCAGGGTTATAACCTTGTCGGCATCTCTTACGGAAGCCATCTCAGGAGTAAGGGCAACTATCGCAAGGTCTGCTGCGGCAACTGCCGATTTAAAGCCCTTTTCTATCCCTGCAGGGCAATCAAGAATTATATAATCATAGTCTTTTTGCGCC comes from the Clostridia bacterium genome and includes:
- a CDS encoding ribosome maturation factor RimP, whose translation is MSLKIIKEVETLVTPFLNEKGLRIYDTVFVKEGKDKVLRLFVDRKDGLISIDECEEVSRFLSDELDRVDLIKEAYILEVSSPGIERNLKYDWHFEESVGKKVQVKLFKKVKDTKLLVGTLVSGSLDTGIVIDVDTKEVEIEKGNIIDVKIYFEFGGN
- a CDS encoding citrate transporter → MVVMIIAFILAAITVFFVPIDKSYIGYFDFKTLACLFSVLAVVCALRSIKFFYILARKVIRTFKNLRICILALIYITFIGSMLIANDMALLTFLPLGFFVLKATDNENYMAFTFIMQNIAANLGGMLTPFGNPQNLYLYTKFEIPTLEFMGIMLVPFIISILLITLLCLATVKSIPLELKGKDVKIDKKKCAIYLILFILSIVMVFRVIPYYIGLLIILISLLIIDKETLKAVDYPLLFTFVFFFIFAGNMARIDIVREFFNYLLNKSTLVFSVLSCQFISNVPSAILLSQFTDNYRELLLGVNIGGAGTLIASLASLITFREYTAHNPKGTLSYLIKFTLYNFLFVIILTSVMWFLV
- the nadE gene encoding NAD(+) synthase, with protein sequence MFDLNKVKDECVKWIRDFFEENGKGCNAVIGISGGKDSSVAAALCVEALGKDRVIGVLMPKGEQHDIDMAYMLVNHLGIKHYVVNIKDTVDAILDNMPDDLKISEQTKINIPPRVRMTTLYAISQSLNGRVCNTCNLSEDWVGYSTRYGDAAGDFSPMSNLTVNEVKQIGYILGLPKELVEKTPIDGLCGKTDEENLGFTYNELDRYIREGIIEDEDKKALIDKKHKMNLFKLELMPSFKPTI
- a CDS encoding methylglyoxal synthase encodes the protein MNIALIAHDMKKELMVQFCIAYKPILKNHNLFATGTTGGLVSDATSLRVHRFLSGPQGGDQQIGARIAYNEIDLVLFFRDPLTAQPHEPDVNALFRLCDVHNIPLATNVATAEVLIKGLERGDLDWRNIVNPKNN
- the minD gene encoding septum site-determining protein MinD, with translation MAKTIVVTSGKGGVGKTVGVSNIAVALANLGKRVLMADIDIGLRNLDLAMGLHDVIVYDIIDVIEGKCSLEKAIFKFEKYGHLHLLPAAQSTDKDFLNPDSFKEVFNKAQKDYDYIILDCPAGIEKGFKSAVAAADLAIVALTPEMASVRDADKVITLLEMANKGEIYLLINRVREDMIRRGDMLSIDEITDILGVSPIGIIEEDEIVIKSQRRNTLAVLESSSKAGKQFLDVAKRITGENIPITQIKGKRGLFRRIFGL